In Monodelphis domestica isolate mMonDom1 chromosome 4, mMonDom1.pri, whole genome shotgun sequence, one DNA window encodes the following:
- the PUS3 gene encoding tRNA pseudouridine(38/39) synthase, with product MRLLPGVLCCPKGCRFISLRLKSQSSISFSIADPDSLITDSSVTSTSPSGFLRSTFLFITGFRAIWEVSEPVSERETTFFTLEASMMEGNIETNQTETLLKRIQELEREVQRLQQEQANKRSPNIKGDSSTEVGKPKKRQQRAFDFSAYGQRHVALKIAYLGWGYQGFASQENTNNTIEEKLFEALTKTRLVESRQTSNYHRCGRTDKGVSAFGQVISLNLRSQLPRDKDPEDKNLKDTVNDSVEEICYTHILNRVLPPDIRVLAWATVESSFSARFSCLERTYRYFFPCANLDIEAMNDAAQKYVGTHDFRNLCKMDVANGVINFQRTILSAKVQLVAFGSPEEKLQQQESFQLCQFEVIGQAFLYHQVRCMMAILFLIGQRMEKAEIIDELLNIEKNPQKPQYSMAVEFPLVLYDCKFENIKWIYDREVQEFNVTHLQQLWASYAVKTHMLYSMLQGLDSVAIYPGSGSKRNEVIQWKDVKPCIQKQISAFVEGVKTRTYKPLLDRPRCEGLESRIQHFVRRGRIKQPQVCNEEERKNKRDHGDAVEEESNTSEKLTKKICVNRN from the exons ATGAGACTGCTTCCTGGGGTGTTGTGCTGCCCAAAG GGCTGCAGATTCATTAGTCTTCGCCTCAAGTCCCAGAGCTCCATCTCGTTTTCTATAGCGGACCCCGATTCACTTATAACAGATTCATCTGTAACCAGTACTTCACCATCTGGCTTCCTACGAAGCACCTTCCTCTTCATTACTGGCTTTCGGGCTATTTGGGAGGTGTCTGAACCAGTCTCTGAg AGAGAAACTACTTTTTTTACACTTGAGGCATCCATGATGGAAGGAAACATAGAGACAAATCAGACTGAGACACTCCTGAAGAGAATACAAGAATTGGAGAGAGAGGTACAGAGGCTCCAACAGGAACAGGCTAACAAGAGGAGCCCAAACATTAAAGGAGACAGTTCCACTGAAGTTGGGAAACCAAAGAAACGGCAACAGCGTGCTTTTGACTTCAGTGCATATGGCCAAAGACATGTAGCTTTAAAGATAGCTTATTTGGGTTGGGGATACCAGGGTTTTGCCAgtcaagaaaacacaaacaataCCATTGAAGAAAAACTATTTGAGGCATTAACCAAGACTCGGTTAGTAGAAAGCAGACAGACATCTAACTATCATCGATGTGGACGAACAGACAAAGGAGTTAGTGCCTTTGGTCAG GTGATTTCTCTTAACCTTCGCTCCCAACTTCCAAGGGACAAGGACCCAGAAGATAAAAATTTGAAAGATACAGTTAACGACTCTGTTGAAGAGATTTGCTATACCCATATTCTCAATCGAGTGCTCCCTCCAGACATTCGAGTGCTGGCTTGGGCTACTGTAGAATCCAGCTTTAGTGCTCGGTTTAGCTGCCTTGAACGGACTTATCGCTACTTTTTCCCCTGTGCTAATCTAGATATTGAAGCCATGAATGATGCAGCCCAGAAATATGTTGGTACTCATGATTTCAGGAACTTGTGTAAAATGGATGTGGCCAATGGTGTGATAAATTTCCAGAGGACTATCCTGTCTGCTAAAGTACAGCTTGTGGCCTTTGGCAGCCCAGAAGAGAAACTTCAGCAGCAGGAATCATTCCAGTTGTGTCAATTTGAAGTAATTGGGCAGGCATTTCTTTACCATCAAGTACGCTGTATGATGGCCATTCTCTTTCTGATTGGCCAGAGAATGGAGAAAGCAGAAATCATTGATGAATTGctgaatatagaaaaaaatccccagaaaccACAGTACAG CATGGCAGTGGAATTTCCTTTAGTTCTATATGATTGTAAATTTGAGAACATCAAATGGATCTATGACCGGGAGGTTCAGGAGTTCAATGTAACACACTTGCAGCAACTGTGGGCTAGTTATGCAGTTAAAACTCACATGTTATACAGCATGCTACAGGGACTGGACTCTGTGGCTATATATCCTGGGTCAG GatcaaaaagaaatgaagtgatcCAGTGGAAAGATGTCAAACCTTGCATCCAGAAGCAGATTAGTGCCTTTGTAGAGGGAGTGAAAACACGAACCTATAAGCCATTACTGGATCGTCCTAGATGTGAAGGCTTAGAGTCCCGGATCCAGCACTTTGTTAGAAGGGGAAGAATTAAGCAGCCACAGGTATGCAacgaggaggaaagaaaaaacaaaagggaCCATGGTGATGCTGTGGAGGAGGAAAGCAACACCTCAGAAAAATTGACAAAGAAGATCTGTGTTAATAGGAATTAA